In Fusobacterium perfoetens ATCC 29250, a genomic segment contains:
- a CDS encoding DUF2273 domain-containing protein → MLEEFIYSLIENRKKIFWGAVFFVISILFIAFGLFSTIFIVVMTIIGYHFGDMDNKNIIVKLKNMLTNLLNKIDTN, encoded by the coding sequence ATGCTTGAAGAATTTATATATTCTTTAATAGAAAATAGAAAGAAAATATTTTGGGGAGCAGTATTTTTTGTAATCTCCATATTATTTATTGCTTTCGGTTTATTCTCTACAATTTTTATTGTTGTAATGACTATTATTGGATATCACTTTGGAGATATGGATAATAAAAATATAATAGTAAAACTAAAAAATATGCTAACAAATTTACTTAACAAAATAGATACAAATTAA
- the nusB gene encoding transcription antitermination factor NusB, translating into MTRKAAREQLFKLIFEAELKETSLNEIFNSFLKRVSEEEIEISEESLNFIKKYALGISEHSDEILKKIENTMEGWSFERIGNIEKALLKGAVYELSYENTPKEIVINETVELAKKYGDTKSSEFLNGVLAKFV; encoded by the coding sequence ATGACTAGAAAAGCTGCTAGAGAGCAATTATTCAAATTAATATTTGAAGCAGAATTAAAAGAAACTTCTTTAAATGAAATTTTTAATTCTTTTTTAAAAAGAGTTTCTGAAGAAGAAATAGAAATTAGTGAAGAATCTTTAAATTTTATAAAAAAATATGCTTTAGGTATTTCTGAACATTCTGATGAAATACTTAAAAAAATTGAAAATACTATGGAAGGTTGGAGTTTTGAAAGAATAGGAAACATTGAAAAGGCTCTTTTAAAAGGTGCTGTATATGAACTTTCTTATGAAAATACTCCTAAAGAAATAGTTATAAATGAAACTGTTGAACTTGCTAAAAAATATGGAGACACTAAATCTTCTGAATTTTTAAATGGTGTATTAGCAAAATTTGTATAA
- a CDS encoding MATE family efflux transporter has translation MSKIKIKSLVSLTIPIFLELLLVTIVGNIDTIMLKHYSDAAVGAVGGISQVLNIQNVIFGFVNLATTILCAQFIGAKNKKKVQEVITVSLIVNLVLGLLLGGIYFGFSQFILEKIKLPLELIGIGKTYFKLVGGMCIFQAVTLTCGAVMKSHGNPKQMLFVNMGVNLLNIFGNGMFIFGWFGMPILGPTGVGISTVVSRAIGCVVGFLVMSHYCKFKFRKKFLKPFPFHVIKNILSIGIPTAGENLAWNVGQLIIMSMINTMGTVMITSRTYLMLLANFIMTFSIALGHGTAIQVGQLVGAGETDEAYKKCFRSLYISIFLAFVVTVIVWAMRSQIMRIFTDNQEILEASLKVFPLMIVLEVGRVFNIVIINSLHAAGDIKFPMFMGIIFIFIVAVPFSYIFGLKLGWGLVGIWVANAADEWFRGIAMLLRWKSGKWKDKKFI, from the coding sequence ATGAGTAAAATAAAAATAAAATCTTTGGTATCTTTAACAATCCCTATTTTTTTAGAATTACTTCTTGTAACTATAGTAGGAAATATAGATACTATAATGTTAAAACATTATAGTGATGCTGCTGTAGGAGCTGTAGGGGGAATAAGTCAAGTTTTAAATATTCAAAATGTTATTTTTGGGTTTGTAAATTTGGCTACTACTATTCTTTGTGCTCAATTTATAGGAGCTAAAAATAAGAAAAAGGTTCAAGAAGTAATAACAGTTTCTTTAATAGTAAATTTAGTATTAGGTTTATTATTAGGAGGAATATATTTTGGATTTTCACAATTTATTTTAGAGAAAATAAAATTACCTTTAGAGCTTATAGGAATAGGTAAAACTTATTTTAAATTAGTTGGTGGAATGTGTATATTTCAAGCTGTGACTCTTACTTGTGGAGCTGTGATGAAAAGCCATGGAAATCCAAAGCAAATGTTATTTGTAAATATGGGAGTAAATTTATTAAATATTTTTGGTAATGGAATGTTTATTTTTGGTTGGTTTGGAATGCCAATATTAGGACCTACAGGAGTTGGAATATCTACAGTAGTTTCAAGGGCTATTGGTTGTGTGGTAGGATTTTTAGTTATGAGTCACTATTGCAAATTTAAGTTTAGAAAAAAATTCTTAAAACCATTTCCATTCCATGTAATAAAAAATATTTTATCAATAGGTATTCCAACAGCTGGTGAAAATTTAGCTTGGAATGTAGGACAACTTATAATAATGTCAATGATAAATACTATGGGAACAGTTATGATAACTTCTCGTACTTATTTAATGCTTTTAGCTAATTTTATAATGACATTTTCTATAGCATTAGGACATGGAACAGCTATTCAAGTAGGACAACTTGTAGGGGCTGGAGAAACAGATGAAGCATATAAAAAATGTTTTAGAAGCTTATATATTTCAATATTTTTAGCTTTTGTTGTAACAGTTATAGTATGGGCTATGAGAAGTCAAATAATGAGAATATTTACAGATAATCAGGAGATTTTAGAAGCTTCTTTAAAAGTTTTTCCACTTATGATAGTTTTAGAAGTAGGAAGGGTTTTTAATATAGTAATAATAAATTCACTTCATGCAGCTGGAGATATAAAATTTCCAATGTTTATGGGAATAATATTTATTTTTATAGTAGCAGTTCCTTTTTCATATATTTTTGGTTTAAAATTAGGTTGGGGACTTGTAGGAATTTGGGTAGCCAATGCAGCTGATGAATGGTTTAGAGGAATAGCAATGTTACTTAGATGGAAAAGTGGAAAGTGGAAAGATAAAAAATTTATATAA